Proteins encoded by one window of Microbacterium testaceum:
- the ychF gene encoding redox-regulated ATPase YchF: MALTIGIVGLPNVGKSTLFNALTKNSVLAANYPFATIEPNVGVVNLPDVRLQKLADVFGSERLVPAVVSFVDIAGIVRGASEGEGLGNQFLANIREADAIAQVVRGFADDDVVHVDGSVNPANDMETINAELQLADLQTLEKAITRYEKEVKGKKLDPSVLEAAKAAQDALQRGVLLSASGIDLLPIRELGLLTAKPFIFVFNVDEAVLTDQSRKDELAALVAPAKAVFLDAKIESELIDLDPEDAAELLASTGQDESGLDQLARIGFDTLGLQTYLTAGPKEARAWTIPQGAKAPQAAGVIHTDFEKGFIKAEVISFDDLVELGSVAEARSKGKARLEGKDYVMQDGDVVEFRFNN; the protein is encoded by the coding sequence GTGGCTCTTACCATCGGAATCGTCGGCCTTCCCAACGTCGGAAAGTCGACCCTCTTCAACGCTCTGACCAAGAACTCGGTGCTCGCGGCGAACTACCCGTTCGCGACCATCGAGCCCAACGTCGGGGTCGTGAACCTTCCCGATGTGCGCCTGCAGAAGCTCGCCGACGTCTTCGGCAGCGAGCGGCTCGTGCCCGCTGTGGTGTCGTTCGTCGACATCGCCGGAATCGTCCGCGGCGCGAGCGAGGGCGAGGGCCTCGGCAACCAGTTCCTCGCGAACATCCGTGAAGCGGATGCCATCGCGCAGGTCGTGCGCGGATTCGCCGATGACGACGTGGTCCACGTCGACGGTTCGGTCAACCCGGCGAACGACATGGAGACCATCAACGCCGAGCTGCAGCTCGCCGACCTTCAGACGCTCGAGAAGGCGATCACCCGGTACGAAAAGGAGGTCAAGGGCAAGAAGCTCGACCCCTCGGTGCTCGAGGCCGCCAAGGCCGCGCAGGACGCCCTCCAGCGTGGCGTGCTGCTGTCGGCATCCGGAATCGACCTCTTGCCGATCCGTGAGCTCGGACTGCTCACCGCCAAGCCGTTCATCTTCGTCTTCAACGTCGACGAGGCCGTGCTCACCGACCAGTCGCGCAAGGACGAGTTGGCGGCGCTGGTCGCTCCCGCGAAGGCCGTGTTCCTCGACGCCAAGATCGAGTCGGAGCTCATCGACCTCGACCCCGAGGACGCCGCCGAACTGCTCGCGTCGACCGGCCAGGACGAGTCGGGTCTCGATCAGCTCGCCCGCATCGGGTTCGACACGCTGGGCCTGCAGACCTACCTCACCGCCGGCCCCAAGGAAGCGCGCGCCTGGACGATCCCGCAGGGCGCGAAGGCGCCGCAGGCGGCCGGTGTCATCCATACCGACTTCGAGAAGGGCTTCATTAAGGCCGAGGTCATCTCGTTCGACGACCTCGTCGAGCTCGGCTCGGTCGCCGAGGCCCGCTCGAAGGGCAAGGCCCGCCTCGAGGGCAAGGACTACGTCATGCAGGACGGCGACGTCGTGGAGTTCCGCTTCAACAACTGA
- a CDS encoding DNA recombination protein RmuC has protein sequence MDAIALVFVILALVVGVVGGWVVGSSRTAARAAEEQRSLGARVAAAETARTGVQAQLDHQVALYRELVGQSRADQAAREERERREQTVLRALDPVRETLDAMQRKVDGLERDRVEQYTALGEQLRLSREADEALRVTTESLASAMRSGTTRGVWGETQLRRVVEAAGLTRYVDFDLQTAISSDAGAGRPDMVVRLPGGKSLAVDAKVPLDAYLQASAIPVTAHGDDGARRAAFLTKHARAVRAHVDALAKKAYWAGLTTSPEFVVCFLPSESLLASALDEDPTLLDYAFTRRVALASPVNLWAVLKTVAFTWTQQDVSDEARTLFALGTELYERVGKLAEHANDLRRAIEKTVDSYNRFAGSLETRVLVTARKFPGIDETKLDAVAAPVAIEATPRRWTAPEMIENLDGAGQATPSPVETAEATARADLGVIRQRAGLADTES, from the coding sequence ATGGATGCCATCGCTCTCGTCTTCGTGATCCTTGCTCTCGTCGTGGGCGTCGTCGGCGGGTGGGTCGTGGGTTCTTCCCGAACCGCGGCCCGCGCCGCCGAAGAGCAGCGATCGCTCGGCGCCCGCGTCGCCGCCGCCGAGACCGCGCGGACGGGCGTGCAGGCGCAGCTCGACCACCAGGTCGCCCTGTACCGCGAGCTCGTGGGGCAGTCGCGCGCGGATCAGGCAGCCCGCGAAGAACGCGAGCGCCGCGAGCAGACGGTCCTTCGCGCCCTCGACCCGGTGCGCGAGACGCTCGACGCAATGCAGCGCAAGGTCGACGGCCTCGAGCGCGACCGGGTCGAGCAGTACACCGCGCTCGGCGAGCAGCTGCGCCTGTCCCGGGAGGCCGACGAGGCACTCCGAGTGACGACCGAGTCGCTCGCCTCCGCGATGCGCTCCGGAACCACGCGCGGCGTCTGGGGCGAGACGCAACTCCGCCGCGTCGTCGAAGCCGCGGGCCTCACGCGCTACGTCGACTTCGACCTGCAGACGGCGATCTCGAGCGACGCCGGAGCCGGCCGCCCCGACATGGTGGTGCGCCTTCCCGGCGGCAAGTCTTTGGCGGTGGATGCCAAGGTCCCCCTCGACGCATATCTACAGGCCAGCGCGATCCCCGTCACGGCGCACGGCGACGACGGAGCCCGCCGCGCCGCATTCCTGACCAAGCACGCCCGCGCGGTGCGCGCCCACGTCGACGCCCTCGCGAAGAAGGCGTACTGGGCGGGGCTCACCACGAGCCCCGAGTTCGTCGTGTGCTTCCTGCCGAGCGAGTCGCTGCTGGCCTCGGCCCTTGACGAAGACCCGACGCTGCTCGACTACGCGTTCACGCGCCGCGTCGCCCTCGCCTCGCCCGTCAACCTCTGGGCGGTGCTCAAGACCGTCGCGTTCACGTGGACCCAGCAAGACGTCTCCGACGAGGCGCGCACGCTCTTCGCCCTGGGCACAGAACTCTACGAGCGCGTCGGCAAACTCGCCGAGCACGCGAACGATCTGCGCCGCGCGATCGAGAAGACGGTCGACAGTTACAACCGGTTCGCCGGATCGCTCGAGACACGTGTGCTCGTCACGGCGCGGAAGTTCCCCGGCATCGACGAGACCAAGCTCGATGCGGTCGCCGCTCCCGTCGCGATCGAGGCGACTCCCCGCCGATGGACCGCGCCGGAGATGATCGAGAACCTCGATGGCGCCGGCCAAGCCACCCCGTCACCGGTCGAGACGGCCGAGGCGACCGCGAGGGCCGACCTGGGTGTCATCCGCCAGCGAGCGGGGCTCGCCGACACGGAATCGTGA
- a CDS encoding class I SAM-dependent methyltransferase: MTDREKSTSFGQAASAYESGRPGYPAEAVAWLLEPVREAGRALRVADVGAGTGKLTRAVVELGADVVAVDPDADMLATLRENARGVPTFVGTAEHLPLPDSGLDAVVMGQAWHWVDVEPASLETARVLRSGGVLGLIWNIRDDRVDWVRRLTAAMGGSNAEVLLATTGPRVAEPYGELEHREWSWERRITLPQLRDLVVSRSDIITASPEKRAGIEAAVDGVVASVPELADGGSVALPYVTHAFRARRP, from the coding sequence ATGACCGATCGCGAGAAGTCGACCTCGTTCGGGCAGGCGGCCTCCGCCTACGAATCCGGGCGGCCCGGGTATCCCGCCGAGGCGGTGGCATGGCTGCTCGAACCCGTGCGCGAGGCCGGTCGCGCGCTGCGCGTCGCCGATGTCGGGGCGGGGACGGGCAAGCTCACCCGCGCGGTCGTCGAGCTCGGCGCCGACGTGGTGGCGGTGGATCCGGATGCCGACATGCTCGCGACCCTGCGCGAGAACGCGCGGGGCGTGCCCACGTTCGTCGGCACGGCCGAGCATCTGCCCCTGCCCGATTCCGGTCTGGACGCCGTCGTCATGGGCCAGGCCTGGCACTGGGTCGACGTCGAGCCGGCGTCGCTCGAGACCGCTCGCGTGCTGCGCAGCGGGGGAGTGCTCGGGCTCATCTGGAACATCCGCGACGACCGCGTCGACTGGGTGCGGCGGCTCACCGCGGCCATGGGCGGCTCGAACGCCGAGGTCCTCCTCGCCACGACCGGTCCGCGCGTCGCCGAGCCCTACGGCGAGCTCGAGCATCGTGAATGGTCGTGGGAGAGGCGCATCACCCTGCCGCAGCTGCGCGACCTCGTCGTCTCGCGCAGCGACATCATCACGGCCAGTCCCGAGAAACGCGCGGGCATCGAGGCCGCGGTCGACGGGGTCGTGGCATCCGTCCCCGAACTCGCCGACGGAGGCTCCGTCGCCCTGCCGTACGTCACCCACGCCTTCCGCGCACGGCGACCGTGA
- a CDS encoding 3'-5' exonuclease, producing MALDFTAIDFETANSSGASACAVGLARVRNGRVVATAAWLIKPPPGHDHFAPINVGIHGIHPSDVVNAPDWTTQLARLTAFAGADVLVAHNAGFDMSVLRRACAATGDECPPYRYMCSVQMSRKTYTLDSYRLPLVAEEAGCSPFAHHDALADAVACAEITIDCARRAGVDDVHALAAHLGVRVSQIAAEPVERAVA from the coding sequence GTGGCTCTGGACTTCACCGCGATCGACTTCGAAACGGCGAACTCCAGCGGTGCGTCCGCGTGCGCGGTGGGTCTGGCCCGCGTCCGCAACGGCCGCGTGGTCGCCACGGCGGCCTGGCTCATCAAGCCACCGCCGGGTCACGACCACTTCGCCCCGATCAACGTCGGGATCCACGGCATCCACCCCTCCGATGTCGTGAACGCGCCCGATTGGACGACGCAACTCGCGCGCCTCACCGCATTCGCGGGAGCCGACGTCCTGGTCGCGCACAACGCCGGTTTCGACATGTCGGTGCTGCGCCGGGCGTGCGCGGCGACCGGCGACGAGTGCCCGCCCTACCGCTACATGTGCAGCGTGCAGATGTCTCGCAAGACCTACACGCTCGACTCCTACCGGCTTCCGCTCGTCGCCGAGGAAGCCGGCTGCTCCCCGTTCGCCCACCACGATGCCCTGGCCGACGCCGTCGCCTGCGCCGAGATCACGATCGACTGCGCCCGCCGCGCCGGCGTCGACGACGTGCACGCCCTCGCCGCGCACCTGGGCGTCCGTGTGTCGCAGATCGCGGCGGAGCCGGTCGAGCGCGCCGTCGCCTGA
- a CDS encoding UDP-N-acetylmuramyl pentapeptide phosphotransferase, with amino-acid sequence MATAPTNQTAPQTGAQAVIASAVDPARRPDVLLRVRRDEGHEVSAWWMVGAFVAVSAAVVSLLSWVPGGA; translated from the coding sequence ATGGCAACAGCTCCGACGAATCAGACCGCACCTCAGACAGGTGCACAGGCGGTCATCGCCAGCGCGGTCGACCCTGCGCGCCGCCCCGACGTGCTGTTGCGCGTCCGGCGCGACGAGGGTCACGAGGTCAGCGCGTGGTGGATGGTCGGCGCGTTCGTCGCCGTCTCTGCGGCCGTGGTGAGCCTGTTGAGCTGGGTTCCCGGCGGGGCCTGA
- a CDS encoding DUF4279 domain-containing protein, translating to MIRHNRASLCVYSDRYSVAQITEMLGVEPERSGDIGDPTPSGRAGRNLAPPYARYQRTFWCLHEDADDTGAEDQTGFSAVRKVVDRVLPVAHKLADLRNDGETIIWWSGDSDSTQGGFVLEADLLAKISVLGCHLYGTAFLGEEGSAP from the coding sequence ATGATCAGGCACAACCGTGCGTCGCTGTGCGTGTACAGCGACAGGTACAGCGTGGCGCAAATCACCGAGATGCTCGGAGTGGAGCCGGAACGCTCGGGAGACATCGGCGACCCGACGCCGTCCGGGCGCGCCGGTCGGAACCTCGCGCCGCCTTACGCGAGGTATCAGCGCACGTTCTGGTGCCTGCACGAAGACGCGGACGACACGGGCGCCGAGGATCAGACCGGCTTCTCCGCTGTGCGGAAAGTGGTCGATCGGGTGCTTCCCGTCGCCCACAAGCTCGCCGACCTTCGAAACGACGGAGAGACGATCATCTGGTGGTCGGGCGACTCCGACAGCACGCAGGGAGGCTTCGTCCTAGAAGCGGACCTTCTCGCGAAGATCAGTGTCCTCGGATGCCATCTCTACGGCACCGCGTTCCTCGGCGAGGAAGGGTCGGCCCCGTGA
- the glpX gene encoding class II fructose-bisphosphatase — MVSLTADMSPLHPDRNLALELVRATEAASIRAVPFIGRGDKEAADGAAVDAMRAFFSTVNFDGTIVIGEGEKDNAPMLYNGERVGSGRGPQCDVAVDPIDGTSLTAAGRQNALSVIAVSDQGTMLDASSVFYMDKLVTGPAGVGVVDIRLPIAENIRLLAKALGKPVDEIVVSVLNRPRHEKLIAEIREAGAGTRLMSDGDVAGGINAARHNARTDMCVGIGGSPEGIVTACAIKALGGHIQGVLAPRTDDEKEKGRDAGLDVDGQVYEADGLVKGKNTIFVATGVTDGQLVQGVRRDGDFIYTESVVLRGASGTLRRISSEHLTSKWL, encoded by the coding sequence ATGGTGAGCCTGACTGCCGACATGAGCCCTTTGCACCCCGACCGGAACCTGGCGCTCGAGCTGGTGAGGGCGACCGAAGCGGCATCCATCCGCGCCGTCCCCTTCATCGGCCGCGGCGACAAGGAAGCCGCCGACGGCGCAGCCGTCGACGCGATGCGTGCGTTCTTCAGCACCGTCAACTTCGACGGCACGATCGTCATCGGCGAGGGCGAGAAGGACAACGCCCCCATGCTTTACAACGGAGAGCGTGTCGGAAGCGGCCGCGGGCCCCAGTGCGACGTCGCGGTCGACCCGATCGACGGCACCTCGCTCACGGCCGCGGGCCGCCAGAACGCCCTGTCGGTCATCGCCGTGTCGGACCAGGGCACGATGCTCGACGCGTCCAGCGTCTTCTACATGGACAAGCTCGTCACCGGGCCCGCCGGTGTCGGTGTCGTCGACATCCGCCTCCCCATCGCCGAGAACATCCGTCTGCTGGCAAAGGCTCTCGGCAAGCCCGTCGACGAGATCGTCGTCTCGGTGCTGAATCGTCCGCGTCACGAGAAGCTCATCGCCGAGATCCGCGAGGCGGGGGCGGGCACGCGCCTCATGAGCGACGGCGATGTCGCCGGTGGCATCAACGCCGCCCGCCACAACGCCCGTACCGACATGTGCGTCGGTATCGGCGGCAGCCCCGAGGGCATCGTCACCGCGTGCGCGATCAAGGCGCTGGGTGGTCACATCCAGGGCGTGCTCGCCCCGCGGACCGACGACGAGAAGGAGAAGGGTCGGGATGCCGGCCTCGACGTCGACGGCCAGGTCTACGAAGCCGATGGTCTGGTGAAGGGCAAGAACACGATCTTCGTCGCCACGGGCGTGACCGACGGCCAGCTCGTGCAGGGAGTCCGCCGCGATGGCGACTTCATCTACACCGAGAGCGTCGTGCTGCGCGGCGCCTCGGGAACGCTCCGCCGCATTTCTTCCGAGCACCTGACGTCGAAGTGGCTGTGA